In the Bombus pyrosoma isolate SC7728 linkage group LG15, ASM1482585v1, whole genome shotgun sequence genome, one interval contains:
- the LOC122575758 gene encoding microtubule-associated protein 2 isoform X2 yields MTTSCSEQVKSNPPLPSVYRARPQGPPGLPRQPVNNGAVGQPRPGGQLQQIRFDNRSPVGQTNPAQFVQVRPYGSPRSPGGSFPQKPPQQGQHPPIVLNPRFPPSPVQRSQLGPRPPHPGNYQAQRFQGNVQRPQHPRPEHLNGPHQSRPQHPNGPQQSRPEHPNGPYQQRPEHPNAPQQGRNPDILARSQEIAQKPLQRNESLLNISRQNLAIKREDKKPSLPRIIVDKMADVDNSKKLQQFEKPVSKEKAEFRESAENDDDDDVVMDRKSPRANGDVSSQEVLIESSVPKSDVQSAKRPEIATINGKVDNKLNATAEGVGQQIKEVAVNLDKTPVKDSNTMESDSRLSTKPGEEARTKLLDKQEVDKAGNQLDEPEKKLVEDQTQKEDTNKGNVTTAGIESKVEKSDDINVSVAPEQSPKKSEEAKSGQNEQNLNPSSTTSEKFRATTPMKSDEDNNQQMQILSKSTDKSPAKTSHDQSQQNLKPSASPNKSRSSTPLEASESQKELERDETSKPLEQLQEDIPMDTKKKQSDQELKNPPAASQVNSLATIPGEIKQKEMEQAAEQHDIVSASETKSDVDLLKETGEVKSKQESHLRAPMKADRIKDEPEPTETSKAEKSGEEEKLADLSHSPKEKELRDPSSKSPAKSTNATEESSTEDVLEDSKSDNLRDSSETHAKRVAVSPPASEKEASETQEFPVPSKDGEKIGESVLSLLKSPEEGVKGFDNGEQRSLSIKSSPSHSPRSPVSPKSPKSPKSLKSPVENEELEEKEKTEQKKADDETTPDTKSLPKSVKSPKVQRAPTPAKRKEKKSSTTPEVENGSVTNESAQSSTEPTTNGVGDSPTKKSPSKSKDADKGPTAGSPVKSPSKSVKSLPRTPETPSSTAGQEKKKLPMNKIQVGSAPSPNLKTVRSKIGSLENASYKPGGGKVKIENRKLDFSKAQPKIAAKNEKYTPSGGDKKIAQMKLQWNAKPKVGSLENATYKPGGGDKKIETVKLDFKDKAKPKVGSKDNAKHIPGGGSVKSSATPPKTPQDSNNDIQTQKIDIKAESKVGSLDNVKHKPGGGDKKIFNDRDYLRQSGTNPESLCGSGSQDNMVEEINLSTEQAKDDSPQPPPSTPTKAQKLASPSSMVTPQAVRNSLAKSPETVQPRKGSSALETIEVEDGNKENSSSEDKNVIKSRTARSPVNLDSLDSPQLKSPENRTAKLPISPRTLNRSELKISEEKTVKSSVSSRPSNSRSKSSEENIAKSPNYPRPPSSSSLKSSEDRAVKSPTSPRPPSSSSLKSPEDRAMKSPTSPRPSSSSLKSAEDRAMKSVTSPRPPSSSSLKSPEDRAMESIISPRPSSGTSVKGLEDKAMKSPNSPRPPNSLRLKSPDKSSSHMSRKVSPKELRLPKLAPSPTPQETAIVSEINTKISLPKLTERVIH; encoded by the exons GTGAAATCAAACCCGCCATTACCATCTGTCTATCGGGCGAGACCGCAAGGTCCACCTGGATTACCAAGGCAGCCTGTAAATAATGGTGCCGTAGGACAACCACGACCGGGTGGACAGCTACAGCAAATTCGTTTTGATAATCGGTCTCCAGTCGGACAAACGAATCCGGCTCAGTTCGTCCAAGTCAGACCGTACGGATCTCCAAGATCACCGGGAGGTTCGTTCCCTCAGAAGCCACCGCAACAAGGTCAACATCCACCTATCGTCCTAAATCCGCGTTTTCCACCGTCGCCCGTGCAACGTTCGCAACTGGGACCTAGACCGCCTCATCCTGGAAATTATCAAGCGCAAAGGTTCCAAGGCAACGTACAACGACCTCAACATCCAAGACCAGAGCATCTAAACGGGCCTCATCAATCAAGGCCGCAGCATCCAAACGGACCTCAGCAATCGAGGCCAGAGCATCCGAACGGACCTTATCAACAAAGGCCAGAACACCCAAACGCGCCTCAACAAGGACGGAATCCTGACATTCTCGCACGATCGCAAGAAATCGCACAAAAACCATTGCAACGAAATGAATCATTGCTGAACATATCTCGACAGAATTTAGCTATCAAAAGAGAAGATAAGAAGCCGTCACTTCCGCGAATAATAGTCGACAAAATGGCGGATGTCGATAACTCGAAGAAATTGCAGCAGTTTGAAAAGCCTGTCTCGAAGGAAAAAGCCGAATTTCGAGAAAGTGCGGAGaacgatgacgacgatgatGTTGTAATGGACAGAAAATCGCCACGTGCTAACGGAGACGTTAGCAGTCAAGAAGTTTTAATAGAGTCTAGCGTACCAAAAAGTGACGTTCAGTCGGCGAAAAGGCCAGAAATCGCTACGATAAATGGAAAAGTGGATAATAAACTGAACGCGACTGCGGAGGGAGTTGGTCAGCAAATTAAAGAAGTTGCTGTGAACCTTGACAAAACACCTGTTAAAGATTCCAACACGATGGAAAGTGATAGCAGGTTGTCCACGAAACCGGGCGAAGAAGCGCGGACAAAATTGTTAGACAAGCAGGAAGTAGATAAGGCTGGTAATCAACTAGACGAACCAGAGAAGAAATTAGTCGAAGATCAAACCCAGAAAGAGGACACGAATAAGGGAAATGTGACCACAGCAGGTATAGAAAGCAAAGTTGAGAAATCGGACGATATCAATGTATCTGTTGCGCCTGAACAATCTCCCAAGAAATCGGAAGAAGCTAAATCAGGacaaaacgaacaaaatttaaacCCGTCGTCGACAACCTCAGAAAAATTTCGTGCAACCACACCAATGAAATCGGATGAGGATAACAATCAGCAAATGCAAATCCTGTCTAAGTCCACAGATAAATCTCCGGCAAAAACCAGCCATGATCAGAGTCAACAGAATCTGAAACCATCCGCATCTCCGAATAAATCCCGGTCAAGTACACCCTTAGAAGCGAGCGAAAGTCAAAAGGAACTCGAACGCGACGAAACGTCCAAACCTCTAGAACAATTGCAAGAGGATATACCAATGgatacaaaaaagaaacaaagcgaTCAAGAACTCAAAAATCCACCGGCCGCGTCTCAAGTGAATTCACTTGCGACTATCCCgggagaaataaaacaaaaggaaatGGAACAAGCTGCGGAGCAACACGACATTGTGTCTGCATCAGAAACTAAATCAGACGTAGATCTGCTGAAGGAAACGGGAGAAGTTAAAAGCAAACAAGAATCACATTTAAGAGCACCGATGAAAGCAGATCGGATCAAGGACGAGCCAGAGCCCACTGAAACGTCGAAAGCTGAAAAATCAggcgaggaagaaaaattagcGGATCTTAGTCATTCTCCAAAGGAGAAAGAATTAAGAGATCCATCTTCAAAGTCACCGGCTAAATCGACGAATGCAACCGAAGAATCAAGTACGGAAGACGTTTTAGAAGACTCCAAGTCCGATAATCTTCGAGATTCTTCGGAAACGCACGCGAAAAGAGTTGCCGTGAGTCCTCCTGCTTCTGAAAAAGAAGCAAGTGAGACACAAGAATTCCCAGTACCGTCAAAGGATGGAGAAAAGATTGGAGAATCGGTACTGTCTCTCTTAAAGTCTCCTGAAGAAGGAGTGAAAGGTTTCGACAACGGAGAACAACGATCACTGTCGATAAAATCTTCGCCATCCCACAGTCCTCGCTCGCCTGTTTCTCCAAAATCGCCGAAATCACCGAAATCGCTGAAGTCGCCTGTAGAGAACGAGGAAttagaagagaaggaaaaaacgGAGCAGAAAAAGGCTGATGACGAAACGACACCGGACACGAAAAGTTTGCCGAAATCGGTTAAATCGCCTAAAGTTCAACGCGCACCGACACCTGccaaacgaaaagaaaagaagtctTCAACGACACCAG agGTTGAAAACGGCAGCGTAACCAACGAGTCGGCTCAATCCAGCacg GAACCAACCACAAACGGAGTTGGGGATTCACCAACGAAAAAGTCACCCTCTAAATCGAAAGATGCTGACAAAGGGCCGACAGCTGGGTCACCTGTAAAATCGCCAAGTAAGTCCGTCAAATCGTTACCACGAACTCCAGAAACTCCTTCGTCGACAGCCGGTCAAGAGAAGAAAA AACTGCCTATGAACAAAATTCAAGTGGGATCGGCGCCCTCTCCGAACTTAAAAACCGTACGATCGAAAATCGGCTCGTTGGAAAACGCAAGCTACAAACCAGGTGGCGGAAAGGTGAAGATAGAGAATAGGAAGCTCGACTTTAGCAAGGCGCAGCCGAAAATTGCCGCGAAGAACGAGAAATACACACCCAGTGGTGGCGATAAAAAG ATCGCTCAGATGAAGCTTCAATGGAATGCGAAACCAAAAGTCGGTTCATTGGAAAATGCAACGTACAAGCCTGGTGGTGGTGAcaagaaaatagaaacagtGAAGCTCGACTTCAAAGATAAAGCAAAACCGAAAGTTGGCTCCAAGGACAATGCCAAACACATTCCTGGCGGTGGTAGCGTTAAA TCATCGGCAACACCACCTAAGACGCCTCAGGATTCGAACAACGAc ATCCAAACCCaaaaaattgatatcaaaGCCGAGAGTAAAGTTGGTTCCTTGGATAACGTGAAGCATAAGCCAGGTGGCGGTgacaagaaaattttcaacgatagGGATTATCTTCGACAATCGGGAACTAATCCTGAAAGCCTCTGTGGCAGTGGATCCCAG GATAATATGGTTGAAGAGATCAATTTATCTACTGAACAGGCAAAAGATGATTCACCACAACCACCACCAAGCACTCCAACAAAGGCACAAAAGCTAGCATCACCATCTTCTATGGTAACTCCTCAAGCAGTAAGAAATAGTCTGGCTAAATCTCCTGAAACAGTACAACCAAGGAAAGGTTCATCGGCTCTTGAAACTATAGAGGTAGAAGATGGCAACAAAGAGAATTCAAGTTCAGAAgataaaaacgtaataaaaagcAGAACGGCGAGATCCCCCGTAAATTTAGATTCTCTTGATAGTCCTCAGTTAAAGAGCCCGGAAAATAGAACAGCGAAATTGCCTATTTCCCCGCGTACTCTTAATCGCTCTGAACTAAAAATTTCCGAAGAGAAGACAGTAAAATCGTCGGTTTCTTCGCGCCCTTCTAACTCTCGTTCGAAGAGCTCGGAAGAAAATATAGCGAAATCACCTAATTACCCGCGTCCTCCTAGTAGTTCTTCGTTAAAATCTTCAGAAGACAGAGCAGTGAAATCACCTACTTCCCCGCGCCCTCCTAGTAGTTCTTCGTTAAAATCTCCAGAAGACAGAGCAATGAAATCTCCTACTTCGCCACGTCCTAGTAGTTCTTCCTTGAAATCTGCAGAAGACAGAGCAATGAAATCTGTTACTTCTCCGCGCCCTCCTAGTAGTTCTTCCTTAAAATCGCCAGAAGACAGAGCGATGGAATCTATTATTTCCCCACGTCCTTCCAGCGGTACTTCGGTAAAAGGTCTAGAAGACAAAGCAATGAAATCTCCTAATTCTCCGCGTCCTCCTAACAGTCTTCGATTAAAGAGTCCAGACAAATCTTCCTCTCACATGTCTAGAAAAGTATCGCCAAAGGAATTACGGCTTCCGAAATTGGCACCCTCTCCTACACCACAAGAAACTGCTATAGTTTCtgaaattaatactaaaattaGTTTACCGAAATTAACAGAACGTGTTATACATTAA